Proteins co-encoded in one Papaver somniferum cultivar HN1 chromosome 5, ASM357369v1, whole genome shotgun sequence genomic window:
- the LOC113284182 gene encoding gibberellin receptor GID1A-like isoform X1 — protein MNVEEKSKNIEVRIGLSIVCRPTQQSSMMVYPLKTNSNIVVLFLPEGAGRDHPASNPFGSRGMESSSPRGQESFYERERPNVKLIYLPLAAVVFYLSQDNIQFHRVMQEIRTFVRHLNWISYETGNWLMPKDFERPGKL, from the exons ATGAATGTGGAGgagaaatcaaagaatattga GGTACGTATTGGTCTTTCCATAGTTTGCAGGCCGACTCAACAATCAAGCATGATGGTATATCCTCTCAAAACAAATAGCAATA TTGTTGTGCTTTTTCTCCCTGAAGGAGCTGGCCGAGATCACCCTGCTTCAAACCCATTTGGTTCCCGTGGAATGGAATCAAGTTCCCCCAGAGGCCAAGAGTCTTTTTATGAAAGGGAACGGCCAAATGTCAAACTTATATATTTGCCACTGGCCGCAGTTGTTTTTTATCTATCACAAGACAACATTCAATTCCATAGGGTCATGCAGGAGATCAGGACCTTTGTAAGACATCTGAATTGGATATCTTACGAGACCGGAAATTGGCTTATGCCGAAGGACTTTGAAAGGCCGGGAAAATTATGA
- the LOC113284182 gene encoding uncharacterized protein LOC113284182 isoform X2, which translates to MNVEEKSKNIEVRIGLSIVCRPTQQSSMMVYPLKTNSNRAGRDHPASNPFGSRGMESSSPRGQESFYERERPNVKLIYLPLAAVVFYLSQDNIQFHRVMQEIRTFVRHLNWISYETGNWLMPKDFERPGKL; encoded by the exons ATGAATGTGGAGgagaaatcaaagaatattga GGTACGTATTGGTCTTTCCATAGTTTGCAGGCCGACTCAACAATCAAGCATGATGGTATATCCTCTCAAAACAAATAGCAATA GAGCTGGCCGAGATCACCCTGCTTCAAACCCATTTGGTTCCCGTGGAATGGAATCAAGTTCCCCCAGAGGCCAAGAGTCTTTTTATGAAAGGGAACGGCCAAATGTCAAACTTATATATTTGCCACTGGCCGCAGTTGTTTTTTATCTATCACAAGACAACATTCAATTCCATAGGGTCATGCAGGAGATCAGGACCTTTGTAAGACATCTGAATTGGATATCTTACGAGACCGGAAATTGGCTTATGCCGAAGGACTTTGAAAGGCCGGGAAAATTATGA